From the genome of Chiloscyllium plagiosum isolate BGI_BamShark_2017 chromosome 29, ASM401019v2, whole genome shotgun sequence, one region includes:
- the LOC122564498 gene encoding tubulin beta chain isoform X2 has translation MDSVRSGPFGQIFRPDNFVFGQSGAGNNWAKGHYTEGAELVDSVLDVIRKEAEGCDCLQGFQLTHSLGGGTGSGMGTLLISKIREEYPDRIMNTFSVVPSPKVSDTVVEPYNATLSVHQLVENTDETYSIDNEALYDICFRTLKLTTPTYGDLNHLVSATMSGVTTCLRFPGQLNVDLRKLAVNMVPFPRLHFFMPGFAPLTSRGCQQYRALTVPELTQQMFDAKNMMAACDPRHGRYLTVAAIFRGKMSMKEVDEQMLNIQNKNSSYFVEWIPNNVKTAVCDIPPRGLKMSATFIGNSTAIQELFKRISEQFTAMFRRKAFLHWYTGEGMDEMEFTEAESNMNDLVSEYQQYQDATADEQGEFEEEEEEEGAVDA, from the exons ATGGACTCTGTCAGATCGGGGCCCTTTGGTCAGATTTTTCGACCTGACAATTTTGTATTTG GCCAGAGCGGTGCAGGGAACAACTGGGCAAAAGGCCACTACACAGAAGGAGCTGAACTGGTTGACTCAGTGCTGGATGTGATCCGTAAGGAAGCTGAGGGCTGTGACTGTCTGCAGGGTTTCCAGCTCACCCACTCATTGGGAGGGGGGACTGGCTCTGGCATGGGTACCCTCCTCATCAGCAAGATCAGAGAGGAGTACCCCGACCGGATCATGAACACCTTCAGTGTCGTGCCGTCGCCCAAGGTGTCTGACACCGTGGTCGAACCATACAACGCCACACTGTCCGTGCACCAGCTGGTCGAGAACACGGACGAGACCTACTCCATTGACAATGAAGCGCTTTACGACATCTGCTTCCGCACCCTGAAGCTCACCACCCCGACCTACGGTGATCTCAACCACTTGGTGTCGGCCACCATGAGTGGGGTGACCACCTGCCTGCGGTTCCCCGGCCAACTCAACGTGGACCTCCGCAAGCTGGCGGTCAACATGGTGCCCTTCCCGCGCCTGCACTTCTTCATGCCGGGCTTTGCCCCCCTGACCAGCCGTGGCTGCCAGCAGTACCGTGCCCTCACCGTGCCCGAGCTCACCCAGCAGATGTTCGACGCCAAGAACATGATGGCGGCCTGCGACCCGCGCCACGGCCGCTACCTGACGGTGGCCGCCATCTTCCGCGGCAAGATGTCCATGAAGGAGGTGGACGAGCAGATGCTGAACATCCAGAACAAGAACAGCAGCTACTTCGTGGAGTGGATCCCCAACAACGTGAAGACGGCTGTCTGCGACATCCCGCCCCGGGGCCTCAAGATGTCCGCCACCTTCATCGGGAACAGCACCGCCATCCAGGAGCTCTTCAAGCGGATCTCCGAGCAGTTCACCGCCATGTTCCGCCGCAAGGCCTTCCTGCACTGGTACACGGGCGAAGGTATGGATGAAATGGAGTTTACCGAGGCAGAGAGCAATATGAATGATCTGGTCTCAGAGTACCAACAGTATCAGGACGCCACTGCTGATGAACAGGGTGAatttgaagaggaggaggaggaggagggtgcAGTTGATGCTTAA